In one Corallococcus sp. EGB genomic region, the following are encoded:
- the nuoE gene encoding NAD(P)H-dependent oxidoreductase subunit E encodes MAEPLFTPEEQKKFDAGIAEILSHYPSDRKSAGMLPALRLLQDLKGWLPPEGLRLVAKNLEVTPERAYEVASFYVMYHLKKPGKYVIDVCTNLSCSLWGAEKMLAYLEQKLGLTAGESNDKFTLRETECLASCGTAPCLQINEDHHERLNQAKLDAILAKLT; translated from the coding sequence ATGGCGGAGCCCCTGTTCACTCCTGAAGAGCAGAAGAAGTTCGACGCGGGGATCGCGGAAATCCTCTCGCACTACCCCTCTGATCGCAAAAGCGCCGGCATGCTTCCCGCGCTGCGCCTGCTGCAGGACCTCAAGGGGTGGTTGCCTCCTGAAGGTCTGCGGCTGGTGGCGAAGAACCTGGAAGTCACGCCGGAGCGCGCCTACGAGGTCGCCAGCTTCTACGTGATGTACCACCTCAAGAAGCCGGGCAAGTACGTCATCGACGTCTGCACGAACCTGTCCTGCTCGCTGTGGGGCGCGGAGAAGATGCTCGCGTACCTGGAGCAGAAGCTGGGCCTCACCGCCGGGGAGTCGAACGACAAGTTCACCCTGCGCGAGACGGAGTGCCTGGCCTCCTGCGGAACGGCGCCCTGCCTGCAGATCAACGAGGATCACCACGAGCGCCTGAACCAGGCGAAGCTGGACGCCATCCTGGCGAAGCTGACGTGA
- a CDS encoding TIGR02266 family protein, which yields MSLDPADQRQHPRVPTILRVDYAHGRPLRDVTENLSAGGFFVQTEQLFAVGDELRLALSFPGLLDPVEVAGTVAWVRIAAPDQPGGVGIRVESEQDRRRLGDILSAAGPNDSAATPSEQDGYRVLIVEDNPHIIEMYSYVLKKLASNDLHGKVPLEVHFAPDGHHALLRLREDRFSLVMLDLYMPVMDGFALVERIREEEELKGIPVIAISAGGKEAQERAMQLGVDIYLRKPVRFVEVLETVKQLLRIR from the coding sequence ATGAGCTTGGACCCTGCGGACCAGCGGCAGCACCCTCGTGTCCCCACCATCCTCCGGGTGGACTACGCCCACGGTCGGCCGCTGCGGGACGTGACGGAGAACCTCTCCGCCGGAGGGTTCTTCGTCCAGACCGAGCAGCTGTTCGCGGTGGGGGATGAGCTGCGGCTTGCTCTTTCTTTCCCGGGACTGCTGGATCCGGTAGAAGTCGCGGGGACGGTGGCGTGGGTGCGCATCGCCGCCCCGGATCAGCCGGGTGGCGTGGGCATCCGTGTGGAGAGCGAGCAGGACCGGCGGCGACTGGGTGACATCTTGAGTGCGGCGGGACCCAACGACAGCGCGGCGACCCCTTCCGAGCAGGACGGGTACCGTGTGCTCATCGTCGAGGACAACCCCCACATCATCGAGATGTACAGCTACGTGCTGAAGAAGCTCGCGAGCAACGACCTGCACGGGAAGGTCCCGCTGGAGGTCCACTTCGCCCCGGACGGCCACCACGCCCTCTTGCGGCTGCGCGAGGACCGCTTCAGCCTGGTGATGCTGGACCTCTACATGCCGGTGATGGACGGCTTCGCCCTGGTGGAGCGCATCCGGGAGGAGGAGGAGCTCAAGGGCATCCCGGTCATCGCGATCTCCGCGGGCGGCAAGGAGGCCCAGGAGCGGGCGATGCAGCTGGGCGTGGACATCTACCTGCGCAAGCCCGTGCGGTTCGTGGAAGTGCTGGAGACGGTGAAGCAGCTCTTGCGCATCCGGTAG
- a CDS encoding serine/threonine-protein kinase — protein sequence MTKPAIHRDTVSGEALLILQNLRENGRLGRSNKLADVKAALEPSVSLEFDSYFFFLRKFHYIAMDREAQLKLTEQGERVVEGDLQDRFASEVDDFFADQLLPAEDATHIGRPLDEDEPMSVPPPPPELLLDETEVDPSSSAAAATPVPVAPPPMPPSRTQRVAMPALDLAQAATQMQPAAQPGPIATPPPQPVRAEGPAEGRRETFIGLPPAPAPQPVVTAPAPSASQPLIITPPLAAAPAPMPPPATPPAPAAPVPHAAAAAAAAKGASDLDLRYQKFDPIGTGPLGTVFKGRYNALGLDICIKELKDIFGYFSFLQRGEVLKRLKKELCAQAQVRHPGVVQVIDQNVDSARPYFVVELMRGSLKERLEASGGKGIDVPHALRTFLQLAYGLKAAHAAGLTHHNIKPENVLFDAYGNAKLADFGMSRVVEVDATKGMPQVFVGTGGMVYMAPELMNKGVQEAGPAADVYALGILLYEMFTGQIPGRRSPLPSEVNPEAPSGLDQLFDKATQDRREQRYPDVDAMLADFYKAFPEREYLDRGALILSSDPQES from the coding sequence ATGACGAAGCCCGCCATCCATCGTGACACCGTCAGTGGCGAGGCGCTGCTCATCCTGCAGAATCTGCGGGAGAACGGCCGCCTGGGACGCTCGAACAAGCTGGCTGACGTGAAGGCCGCCCTCGAACCGTCCGTCTCGCTGGAGTTCGACAGCTACTTCTTCTTCCTGCGCAAGTTCCACTACATCGCCATGGACCGCGAGGCCCAGCTCAAGCTCACCGAACAGGGTGAGCGGGTGGTGGAGGGGGACCTGCAGGACCGGTTCGCGTCCGAGGTCGACGACTTCTTCGCGGATCAGCTCCTGCCGGCGGAGGACGCCACGCACATCGGCCGTCCGCTGGACGAGGACGAACCGATGAGCGTCCCGCCGCCGCCGCCGGAGCTGCTCCTGGATGAGACGGAGGTGGACCCGTCCTCCTCGGCCGCGGCGGCAACCCCGGTCCCGGTGGCGCCGCCGCCCATGCCGCCGTCGCGCACGCAGCGCGTGGCGATGCCGGCGCTGGACCTGGCGCAGGCCGCGACGCAGATGCAGCCCGCGGCCCAGCCCGGGCCCATCGCGACGCCGCCGCCCCAGCCGGTGCGCGCGGAAGGTCCGGCGGAAGGACGCCGGGAGACCTTCATCGGGCTGCCGCCGGCGCCCGCGCCCCAGCCCGTGGTGACCGCGCCGGCTCCCAGCGCGTCCCAACCGCTCATCATCACCCCTCCGCTCGCCGCCGCGCCCGCTCCGATGCCCCCTCCCGCCACGCCCCCCGCTCCCGCAGCCCCGGTTCCCCACGCCGCCGCCGCAGCGGCCGCCGCGAAGGGCGCCAGCGACCTGGACCTGCGCTACCAGAAGTTCGACCCCATCGGTACGGGGCCGCTGGGGACGGTCTTCAAGGGCCGCTACAACGCCCTGGGGCTGGACATCTGCATCAAGGAGCTGAAGGACATCTTCGGCTACTTCTCCTTCCTGCAGCGCGGTGAGGTCCTCAAGCGCCTGAAGAAGGAGCTGTGCGCGCAGGCGCAGGTGCGCCACCCGGGCGTGGTGCAGGTCATCGACCAGAACGTGGACTCGGCTCGGCCCTACTTCGTGGTGGAGCTGATGCGCGGCAGCCTGAAGGAGCGGCTGGAGGCGTCCGGCGGCAAGGGCATTGACGTGCCGCACGCGCTGCGCACCTTCCTGCAGCTGGCGTACGGCCTGAAGGCCGCGCACGCCGCGGGGCTCACCCACCACAACATCAAGCCGGAGAACGTCCTCTTCGACGCCTACGGCAACGCGAAGCTCGCGGACTTCGGCATGAGCCGCGTGGTGGAGGTGGACGCCACCAAGGGCATGCCCCAGGTGTTCGTGGGCACGGGCGGCATGGTCTACATGGCGCCGGAGCTGATGAACAAGGGCGTCCAGGAGGCGGGCCCGGCCGCGGACGTGTACGCGCTGGGCATCCTGCTCTACGAGATGTTCACCGGGCAGATTCCGGGCCGCCGCTCGCCGCTGCCCTCGGAGGTGAACCCGGAGGCGCCCAGCGGGTTGGATCAGCTCTTCGACAAGGCCACGCAGGACCGGCGCGAGCAGCGCTACCCGGACGTGGACGCGATGCTGGCGGACTTCTACAAGGCCTTCCCGGAGCGCGAGTACCTGGACCGCGGCGCGCTCATCCTGTCGTCGGATCCGCAGGAGTCGTAG
- the serB gene encoding phosphoserine phosphatase SerB, with protein sequence MLTRPSDSVLLTVTGKDGPDTTARLTGLLAQAGAELLDVEQVVVQGLLTLALWVRLPDGASLPLLPELARELGVTVDVLAVPPAVAPPGAEPLRYVVTAAGKALGVQDVHALTQRLAEGHARVERITRLSETPLAAVELHVTLPPDADPSALKRALLALSMASPTFDVALQRESLYRRGKRMVVMDMDSTLIRIEVIDELARAYGVHAKVAAITERAMHGEMDYDESLRQRVALLAGLDARVLHELAANLPLTEGAETLIRVLKRLGYRTAVISGGFSVAAEALQQRLGIDFAYSNALEVRDGKLTGRTVGTIVNARRKAELLETLAKQEGILLEQVIAVGDGANDLLMLEKAGLGIAFRAKPKLREAADTSISAGGLDTILTLLGLTARELREVG encoded by the coding sequence ATGCTCACGCGCCCCTCCGACAGCGTCCTCCTCACCGTCACCGGCAAGGACGGCCCCGACACCACCGCCCGCCTCACCGGCCTGCTCGCGCAAGCGGGCGCGGAGCTGCTCGACGTGGAGCAGGTGGTGGTGCAGGGCCTGCTCACCCTGGCGCTGTGGGTGCGCCTGCCGGACGGCGCGTCCCTCCCGTTGCTCCCCGAGCTGGCCCGCGAGCTGGGCGTCACGGTGGACGTGCTCGCCGTTCCCCCGGCCGTCGCGCCGCCAGGAGCGGAGCCGCTGCGCTACGTCGTCACCGCGGCGGGCAAGGCGCTGGGCGTGCAGGACGTGCACGCGCTGACACAACGGCTGGCGGAGGGGCACGCGCGCGTGGAGCGCATCACCCGGCTGAGTGAGACGCCGCTCGCGGCGGTGGAGCTGCACGTCACGCTGCCGCCGGACGCGGACCCCTCCGCGCTCAAGCGCGCGCTGCTGGCGCTGTCCATGGCGAGCCCCACGTTCGACGTGGCCCTCCAGCGCGAGAGCCTCTACCGGCGCGGCAAGCGGATGGTGGTGATGGACATGGACTCCACGCTCATCCGCATCGAGGTCATCGACGAGCTGGCGCGGGCGTACGGCGTCCACGCGAAGGTGGCCGCCATCACCGAGCGCGCCATGCACGGGGAGATGGACTACGACGAGTCCCTGCGCCAGCGCGTGGCGCTGCTCGCGGGGTTGGATGCGCGCGTGCTGCACGAGCTGGCCGCGAACCTGCCGCTCACGGAGGGCGCGGAGACGCTCATCCGCGTGCTCAAGCGCCTGGGCTACCGCACCGCCGTCATCAGCGGCGGCTTCTCCGTGGCGGCCGAAGCGCTCCAGCAGCGGCTGGGCATCGACTTCGCGTACTCCAACGCGCTGGAGGTGCGGGACGGGAAGCTCACCGGCCGCACCGTGGGCACCATCGTCAACGCGCGCCGCAAGGCGGAGCTGCTGGAGACGCTGGCGAAGCAGGAGGGCATCCTCCTGGAGCAGGTCATCGCCGTGGGCGACGGAGCCAACGACTTGCTGATGCTGGAGAAGGCGGGGCTGGGCATCGCCTTCCGCGCCAAGCCGAAGCTGCGCGAGGCCGCCGACACCTCCATCTCCGCCGGCGGGCTCGACACCATCCTCACGCTGCTGGGGCTCACCGCGCGCGAGCTGCGCGAGGTGGGCTGA
- a CDS encoding beta-ketoacyl synthase N-terminal-like domain-containing protein, translated as MRSESRFDAERDRLIAETDLAVGANLPPRESRKMDRFSLLTLAAVRPLVARLSPGERAACGLFVGNMLAGWTFTEPQIHALHTQGPGAVSAYLATAWFPAAAQGHVTIALGLHGIAKTVTTDRCSGGQAIGMAYHRLRHGPPGEVMLAGGVEAPVTPLVCAAQEDADRSSRLAEASAFLLLRAGTAPAGAPIIGAHVSFRRSSEDATEERLRAFLERLPHALPLEAVVCDAPPWSAAEQAVHALSRRILGATPRLLAVGRAVGDALGAGSALAAALACEVLQSLPPGRSVIAFSLGHQCADLLWLHT; from the coding sequence GTGCGGAGCGAGTCCCGCTTCGACGCGGAGCGGGATCGCCTGATTGCAGAAACAGACCTCGCGGTGGGAGCGAACCTCCCACCGCGAGAGTCCCGCAAGATGGACCGCTTCTCGCTTCTGACGCTGGCGGCGGTTCGTCCCCTGGTCGCCAGGCTCTCGCCCGGAGAGCGCGCCGCGTGCGGCCTCTTCGTGGGCAACATGCTGGCGGGCTGGACCTTCACCGAGCCCCAGATCCACGCCCTGCACACCCAGGGACCAGGCGCGGTCAGCGCCTATCTGGCCACGGCGTGGTTTCCCGCCGCGGCGCAGGGGCACGTCACCATCGCGCTGGGCCTGCATGGCATCGCGAAGACGGTGACCACGGACCGCTGCTCCGGAGGTCAGGCCATTGGCATGGCCTACCACCGGCTCCGCCACGGGCCGCCGGGCGAAGTCATGCTCGCGGGGGGCGTGGAGGCACCCGTGACGCCCCTGGTGTGCGCGGCGCAGGAGGACGCGGACCGGTCCTCACGGCTCGCGGAGGCCTCCGCCTTCCTGCTGCTGCGCGCGGGAACCGCGCCTGCGGGAGCCCCCATCATCGGTGCCCATGTGAGCTTCCGCCGCTCCAGCGAGGACGCCACCGAGGAGCGTCTGCGTGCCTTTCTGGAGCGGCTCCCCCATGCGCTGCCCCTGGAGGCGGTGGTGTGTGACGCCCCGCCCTGGAGCGCGGCGGAGCAGGCCGTGCATGCGCTGTCACGGCGCATCCTCGGCGCGACGCCTCGGTTGCTCGCCGTGGGCCGCGCGGTGGGGGACGCGCTGGGCGCCGGCAGCGCGCTCGCGGCGGCGCTCGCCTGTGAGGTTCTCCAATCCCTTCCACCCGGTCGCTCGGTGATTGCCTTCTCCCTGGGGCATCAGTGCGCCGACCTGCTGTGGCTTCACACCTGA
- a CDS encoding acyl carrier protein — MVPQPPDVTETILEALHTLGYPPAAVKASTQLQDDLGIDSLETVELSAIVCQRLGLPPRVSADVRDVRTVADLAARIRPLLHEGRGDTESSP, encoded by the coding sequence ATGGTCCCCCAACCTCCCGACGTGACCGAAACCATCCTCGAGGCCCTGCACACGCTGGGGTACCCGCCCGCCGCGGTGAAGGCCTCCACCCAGCTCCAGGACGACCTGGGCATTGATTCGCTGGAGACCGTGGAGCTGTCCGCCATCGTCTGTCAGCGATTGGGATTGCCGCCGCGGGTGAGCGCGGACGTGCGTGACGTGCGCACCGTCGCGGATCTCGCCGCGCGCATCCGGCCGCTCCTGCATGAGGGCCGTGGAGACACGGAGTCGTCGCCTTGA
- a CDS encoding alpha/beta hydrolase has protein sequence MEPRRFMVFRAAFAGVPYGALEAATLRMEEGVGWTPALLGAAMDLRRLATQAALEGRGQSAAQAWLWTASAYQAASLGLHLAAEGMPWWSGALRLRHRARMAYRRALALEPRLGRAVRIPTPRGPVGGYLRLPGPGPAPAPVVVLFNGLDSVCEVELHAFAQPLLARGLAVLAVDLPAALGVRPRAPLFEVEQVAPALADWVARQPGLDARGGLGALGVSFGGHLVARALAGEPRFVAGVAVSPNAVFDGTLMAVERMRRMLALSFNLRDGHQLEALAARVHLGGLPVPEGRLLLLHMEQDRLFGPEHAEAFSSWGRAHVDVWAWNAEHVGTSRVHEWLPHAADWLLEHLESPSKTLERRANAWAARE, from the coding sequence ATGGAGCCACGGCGATTCATGGTGTTCCGCGCCGCGTTCGCGGGGGTCCCCTACGGAGCCCTGGAGGCGGCCACCCTGAGGATGGAGGAGGGCGTGGGGTGGACCCCGGCCCTGCTGGGCGCCGCGATGGACCTGCGGCGGCTGGCGACCCAGGCCGCGCTCGAAGGACGAGGCCAGTCCGCGGCCCAGGCCTGGCTGTGGACGGCGAGCGCGTACCAGGCGGCGTCCCTGGGGCTGCACCTGGCGGCGGAGGGCATGCCCTGGTGGTCCGGCGCGCTGCGGCTGCGGCACCGGGCGCGGATGGCGTACCGGCGGGCGCTCGCGCTGGAGCCCCGGCTGGGCCGCGCGGTGCGCATTCCCACGCCGCGGGGACCGGTGGGGGGCTACCTGCGCCTGCCGGGGCCCGGGCCCGCGCCCGCGCCCGTGGTGGTGCTGTTCAACGGGCTGGATTCGGTCTGCGAGGTGGAGCTGCACGCCTTCGCGCAGCCGCTGCTGGCGCGAGGACTGGCGGTGCTCGCGGTGGACCTTCCCGCGGCCTTGGGGGTGCGGCCCCGCGCCCCGCTGTTCGAAGTGGAGCAGGTGGCGCCGGCGCTCGCGGACTGGGTCGCGCGTCAGCCCGGGCTCGATGCCCGGGGGGGGCTGGGGGCCCTGGGGGTCAGCTTCGGCGGACACCTGGTGGCGCGGGCGCTGGCGGGGGAGCCGCGATTCGTCGCGGGCGTGGCGGTGTCTCCCAACGCCGTCTTCGATGGGACGCTCATGGCGGTGGAGCGCATGCGCCGGATGCTGGCGTTGTCGTTCAACCTTCGCGACGGGCACCAGCTGGAGGCACTGGCGGCCCGCGTCCACCTGGGCGGGCTGCCGGTGCCGGAAGGGCGGTTGCTGCTGCTCCACATGGAGCAGGACCGGCTCTTCGGGCCCGAGCACGCGGAGGCCTTCTCCTCCTGGGGCCGCGCGCACGTGGACGTGTGGGCCTGGAACGCGGAGCACGTGGGAACCAGCCGTGTGCACGAGTGGCTGCCGCACGCGGCGGACTGGCTGCTGGAACACCTCGAGTCACCGAGCAAGACGTTGGAGCGGAGGGCGAACGCATGGGCGGCACGCGAATGA
- a CDS encoding cyclase family protein, translating into MRALKQLLDLSAPFGPNPGERVPVLLERLSHEAGGTHLAQLVGMDPCLLEGGRAWASERITAITHSGTHMDAPFHYAPTVEGRPARTIDEMPLDWFWGEGCCVRVEAGSSELLVSPEELLAWEAREGRPVCAGEIVLFHTGAGAHFGQEGYSDRGRGLSVELVRLLVARGVRVFGTDAWSMDPPYGVMRQRLARLGPESVWAAHFVGRELEFCVMEKLCNLEHLPPAGFRVACFPIKVHRGSAGWVRPVAFLEPVDAP; encoded by the coding sequence ATGAGGGCGCTGAAGCAGCTGTTGGACCTGAGCGCCCCCTTCGGTCCCAACCCCGGAGAGCGGGTGCCGGTGCTCCTGGAGCGACTGTCGCACGAGGCGGGGGGCACGCACCTCGCGCAGCTCGTGGGCATGGACCCGTGCTTGTTGGAGGGAGGCCGGGCCTGGGCGAGCGAGCGGATCACCGCCATCACCCACTCGGGAACGCACATGGACGCGCCGTTCCATTACGCCCCCACGGTGGAGGGCCGGCCCGCGCGCACCATCGACGAGATGCCGCTGGACTGGTTCTGGGGCGAGGGCTGCTGTGTCCGCGTCGAGGCGGGGAGCTCCGAGCTCCTGGTCTCGCCGGAAGAGCTGCTCGCCTGGGAGGCGCGCGAGGGCCGCCCGGTCTGCGCGGGGGAGATCGTCCTGTTCCACACCGGCGCTGGCGCGCACTTCGGACAGGAGGGCTACTCGGACCGGGGGCGGGGGCTGTCCGTGGAGCTGGTGCGCCTGCTCGTGGCGCGAGGCGTGCGCGTCTTCGGCACCGATGCGTGGAGCATGGATCCGCCCTACGGCGTGATGCGCCAGCGCCTGGCGAGGTTGGGTCCGGAGTCCGTCTGGGCCGCCCATTTCGTGGGGCGCGAGTTGGAGTTCTGCGTGATGGAGAAGTTGTGCAACCTGGAGCACCTGCCGCCGGCGGGCTTCCGGGTCGCGTGCTTCCCCATCAAGGTGCATCGGGGGAGCGCGGGGTGGGTGCGCCCCGTGGCCTTCCTGGAGCCGGTGGATGCGCCATGA
- a CDS encoding cytochrome c translates to MNSRGMLALLVGAWLSGAAQAGAKDATRSAPGAGAALYRERCQGCHVPRPPGTGDLLDVERTQGPDLSHAGSRLRPAWVESWLQAPTRVRPAGWLPYRYVVPTADGDRVDPALLPAHPVLSAADAKAVSTYLAGLKRELNPHPVAEPNGAIRAQVHFYKLLPCGGCHQARPGQGGVSGPELFSAGARLEREWMEAYISEPGYWLRTLMPRADARGDQIAAIVDYLVQPSSPAPTLSPEPPGARVAAEAVPEPKGRAARLYRLLCSQCHGVRGDGRGINARQLFVPPRNHRSKQEMEMLTREGVITAIRSGGSAVGKSSLMPAWGSVLDRPDIERLADYVMKLSGGTPLPGEDTQP, encoded by the coding sequence ATGAACTCCAGGGGGATGCTCGCGCTCCTGGTGGGCGCATGGCTGTCAGGGGCGGCGCAGGCCGGCGCCAAGGACGCGACCCGCAGCGCACCAGGGGCAGGCGCCGCGCTGTACCGCGAGCGGTGCCAGGGCTGCCACGTGCCCCGGCCTCCAGGGACGGGGGACCTGCTCGACGTGGAGCGGACCCAGGGGCCGGACCTGTCCCACGCGGGCTCGCGGCTGCGGCCCGCGTGGGTGGAGTCCTGGCTGCAAGCGCCCACGCGCGTGCGCCCCGCTGGCTGGCTGCCCTACCGCTACGTGGTGCCCACCGCGGACGGAGACCGGGTGGACCCGGCCCTGCTGCCCGCGCACCCGGTGCTGTCGGCGGCGGACGCGAAGGCGGTCAGCACGTATCTGGCGGGCCTCAAGCGCGAGCTCAATCCACACCCGGTCGCGGAGCCCAACGGCGCCATCCGCGCGCAGGTGCACTTCTACAAGCTGCTGCCATGCGGGGGGTGCCACCAGGCAAGACCCGGACAGGGGGGCGTCTCCGGGCCGGAGCTGTTCTCCGCGGGGGCGCGGCTGGAGCGCGAGTGGATGGAGGCCTACATCTCCGAGCCCGGCTACTGGCTGCGGACCCTGATGCCGCGAGCGGATGCCCGCGGTGATCAGATCGCCGCCATCGTCGACTACCTTGTCCAGCCATCCTCCCCCGCGCCGACCTTGTCCCCCGAGCCGCCCGGAGCGCGGGTCGCGGCGGAGGCCGTGCCCGAGCCGAAGGGGCGCGCGGCCAGGCTGTACCGGTTGTTGTGCTCGCAGTGCCACGGCGTGCGTGGAGATGGGCGGGGCATCAATGCACGCCAGCTGTTCGTCCCGCCCCGCAACCACCGCTCGAAGCAGGAGATGGAGATGCTCACCCGGGAGGGCGTCATCACCGCCATCCGCTCCGGGGGGAGCGCGGTGGGCAAGTCATCCCTGATGCCAGCCTGGGGCTCGGTCCTGGACCGGCCCGACATCGAGCGGCTCGCGGACTACGTCATGAAGTTGAGCGGGGGGACCCCCCTCCCGGGAGAAGACACCCAGCCATGA
- a CDS encoding beta-ketoacyl synthase: protein MNPKRRRVVITGVGPVSPVGVGRRDFWNSIREGRSGTTALTGLPGAFPVETLRSRVVGRIPDALLPEDARRHTDRRGLLAEVALDLALADARLRDVRGLRSALVMGNAVGAPIDVEAAFLRRARGEAAHEPPAALHRRLSFHTVADELAARCGCEGLVLTVSTGCTASLDAISAAYDLVRTGVADVALTGSAEAPLTPMVFASFDVIGATTRRNDIPTAASRPFDRHRDGFVLAEGAALLVLEEREHALSRGAPILAEVTGFASSSNAYHMTNLAADGQSLAHCLRLALADANLPPDAVDHVSAHGSSTPQNDLCETNAIKAVLGAHAHAITVNSLKSMLGHALGASNALEVSACALSLHHQFHFPTLNLDEPGEGCDLDYLARRGRPAACAHLVKLSNGFSGIHSALVMAAV, encoded by the coding sequence ATGAACCCGAAGCGTCGTCGCGTCGTCATCACAGGAGTGGGGCCCGTTTCCCCGGTGGGCGTGGGGCGGCGGGATTTCTGGAACAGCATCCGCGAGGGCCGCAGCGGAACGACCGCGCTGACCGGCTTGCCGGGGGCCTTCCCCGTCGAGACCCTGCGCTCGCGGGTGGTGGGGCGCATTCCGGATGCGCTGTTGCCGGAGGACGCGCGGCGCCACACCGACCGCCGCGGGCTCCTGGCGGAGGTGGCGCTGGACCTGGCGCTGGCGGACGCCCGGCTGCGCGACGTGCGAGGCCTCCGCTCCGCGCTCGTCATGGGGAACGCGGTGGGAGCCCCCATCGACGTCGAGGCCGCCTTCCTGCGCAGGGCGCGTGGCGAAGCGGCCCATGAGCCGCCCGCCGCACTGCACCGGCGGTTGTCCTTCCACACCGTCGCGGATGAGCTGGCGGCGCGCTGTGGCTGCGAGGGGCTCGTGCTCACCGTGTCCACGGGCTGCACGGCCTCGCTGGATGCCATCAGCGCGGCGTACGACCTGGTGCGCACGGGCGTCGCGGACGTGGCGCTCACGGGCTCCGCGGAGGCGCCCCTCACGCCCATGGTCTTCGCGTCTTTCGACGTCATTGGCGCCACCACCCGCCGCAATGACATTCCCACCGCCGCATCCCGCCCCTTCGACCGCCACCGCGACGGCTTCGTCCTGGCGGAAGGGGCGGCCCTGCTCGTGCTCGAGGAGCGGGAGCACGCCCTGTCGCGTGGCGCTCCCATCCTCGCGGAGGTGACAGGCTTTGCCTCCTCCAGCAATGCCTATCACATGACAAACCTGGCGGCTGACGGTCAGTCCCTGGCGCACTGTCTGCGCCTGGCGCTGGCGGACGCGAACCTGCCGCCGGACGCCGTGGACCACGTCAGCGCGCATGGCAGCTCCACCCCCCAGAACGACCTGTGCGAGACCAACGCCATCAAGGCCGTGTTGGGGGCCCATGCTCACGCCATCACGGTCAATTCGCTCAAGTCGATGCTGGGCCATGCCCTGGGGGCTTCGAACGCGCTGGAGGTGAGCGCCTGCGCGCTTTCCCTGCACCACCAATTCCATTTCCCCACCCTCAACCTGGATGAGCCAGGGGAGGGCTGCGACCTGGACTACCTGGCGCGGCGGGGACGGCCCGCGGCATGCGCCCATCTGGTGAAGCTGAGCAATGGCTTCTCCGGCATCCATTCCGCGCTGGTCATGGCGGCGGTCTGA
- a CDS encoding multicopper oxidase family protein translates to MRSHFVKAVLLVCTTFWALGGRAPASAQPPPSNPPVLEESLEETLPPPSARLDLLRTKLKPKLENGQPVWEYELVVSERKLRLVDGTPYKVWAFNGSIPGPTLVAREGDRVRIRLVNETSNPHSLHSHGLWVPHRMDGAPHPHPPGHSHQEPELPPWANPVPPGQSYTYEYIARPAGTHWYHCHVNTNEHLDRGMSGALIILPRTAEPPVDQDLVLLLDEWNRDFADLGVPGQPRDMGHYDIFTLNGRSYPETESFQVRVGDVVRVRFINAGALSHSMHLHGHEFLVTHKDGQPLTDPALMDTVTVGPGERVDIVFVANNPGDWPLHCHASPHVTNAGRYPGGMMAHFRVGPERFPRQGEGPVGPGIRSLREAWRLSAVKALKVDVERAPAP, encoded by the coding sequence ATGCGCTCCCACTTCGTCAAGGCCGTGCTGCTGGTGTGCACCACGTTCTGGGCGCTGGGGGGCCGGGCCCCTGCGTCCGCCCAGCCTCCTCCCAGCAATCCTCCGGTGCTGGAAGAGTCCCTGGAGGAGACCCTCCCGCCCCCGTCCGCCCGGCTGGACCTGCTGCGGACGAAGCTCAAGCCCAAGCTGGAGAACGGTCAGCCCGTCTGGGAATACGAGCTGGTGGTGAGCGAGCGCAAGCTGCGGCTGGTGGACGGGACCCCGTACAAGGTCTGGGCCTTCAACGGGAGCATCCCCGGGCCCACGCTGGTGGCACGGGAGGGAGACCGGGTTCGGATCCGCCTGGTGAACGAGACCTCCAACCCCCATTCCCTGCACTCCCACGGACTGTGGGTGCCGCACCGGATGGATGGTGCCCCGCATCCGCATCCGCCGGGCCACTCGCACCAGGAGCCGGAGCTGCCCCCCTGGGCGAACCCGGTGCCTCCGGGGCAGAGCTATACGTACGAATACATCGCGCGGCCCGCTGGCACGCATTGGTATCACTGCCACGTCAACACCAACGAGCACCTGGACCGGGGGATGAGCGGGGCGCTCATCATCCTGCCCCGCACGGCGGAGCCGCCAGTGGACCAGGACCTGGTGCTGCTCCTCGACGAGTGGAACCGGGACTTCGCGGACCTGGGCGTCCCGGGGCAGCCGAGGGACATGGGCCACTACGACATCTTCACGCTCAATGGCCGTTCCTATCCCGAGACGGAGTCGTTCCAGGTGCGGGTGGGGGATGTCGTGCGGGTGCGCTTCATCAATGCCGGGGCCCTGTCCCACTCCATGCACCTGCACGGCCATGAGTTCCTGGTCACGCACAAGGATGGACAGCCATTGACCGACCCCGCGCTGATGGACACGGTGACGGTGGGGCCTGGGGAGCGGGTGGACATCGTCTTCGTGGCGAACAACCCGGGGGACTGGCCGCTGCATTGTCACGCCTCCCCGCACGTGACGAACGCGGGGCGCTATCCGGGCGGGATGATGGCGCACTTCCGGGTGGGTCCCGAGCGCTTCCCGCGCCAGGGGGAGGGACCGGTTGGACCCGGGATCCGGAGCCTGCGCGAGGCGTGGCGGCTGTCCGCCGTGAAGGCCTTGAAGGTGGACGTGGAGCGCGCTCCCGCGCCGTGA